A genomic stretch from Neodiprion fabricii isolate iyNeoFabr1 chromosome 3, iyNeoFabr1.1, whole genome shotgun sequence includes:
- the LOC124177205 gene encoding Golgi SNAP receptor complex member 1, with product MATVAGAIGWEELRKQAQHLENEIDAKLDAFNKLGVKAGSAHSSSDTVPLLDEEHVFENMATEIESLFAKLSAVNDKMSEIKPDGGHMLHRIQRHREILKDYKLEFNKTQNNFIARRDREDLLSSVRKEIDNYKSGSGLNRRDQYLKESQHIHNSDRLVNDQISIAVETREHLVSQRHTFKRIQTRFNDISNRFPAVNSLLQRINIRKRRDSIILGLIIGFCTFLMLLYAFH from the exons ATGGCAACTGTTGCAGGTGCTATCGGATGGGAAG AACTAAGAAAACAAGCTCAGCatcttgaaaatgaaattgatgcGAAACTTGATGCCTTCAATAAATTGGGTGTCAAAGCAGGATCTGCTCATTCTAGTAGCGATACTGTTCCTCTGCTCGATGAGGAgcatgtatttgaaaatatggcTACAGAGATAGAATCGCTATTCGCCaag TTATCTGCAGTAAATGACAAAATGAGTGAAATAAAACCTGATGGAGGGCATATGTTGCATAGGATACAACGTCACagagaaattttaaaggaTTATAAATTGGAATTCAATAAAACTCAAAATAACTTCATCGCCAGACGTGATAGAGAAGATCTCCTTAGCAGCGTGCGGAAAGAAATCGA TAACTATAAAAGTGGCAGTGGTCTCAATAGGAGAGACCAATACTTGAAAGAAAGTCAGCACATACACAA CTCTGATCGATTGGTCAATGACCAAATAAGTATAGCAGTTGAAACACGAGAGCACTTGGTATCTCAACGCCACACGTTCAAACGGATTCAAACCCGTTTCAACGACATCTCTAATCGATTTCCAGCTGTGAACAGTTTACTGCAAAgaataaatattcgaaaacGCCGTGACTCTATTATTTTAGGACTGATTATCGGATTTTGTACATTTCTGATGCTACTTTATGCATTTCATTAA
- the LOC124179100 gene encoding peptide deformylase, mitochondrial-like, whose product MAPAACAHRLIFRRLIFGNNEVRRSLSFRKVRQVYQTLLGRDTVQPPYHHICQAGDPVLRACASPVDPEITTEKVFQKLLDHMKAVMRHYNAVGLAAPQVGVSLQIFMAELTEKQLKYYDSDTIRVREMKPFPLQVFINPTLKVRDYSVLKFPEGCESIRGFDAEVSRSRAVTVSGLDANGKPVTWEAVGWAARIAQHEMDHLRGALYVEKMDPSTFTCTAWQKINENHGRMELRYYNRKV is encoded by the exons ATGGCTCCGGCAGCTTGTGCCCATCGATTGATCTTTCGTAGACTGATTTTTGGCAACAATGAAGTCAGGAGAAGCCTCAGTTTTCGGAAAGTTAGGCAAGTTTATCAAACGTTATTAGGCAGAGATACGGTGCAGCCTCCATATCACCATATCTGTCAAGCTGGCGACCCTGTCTTGAGGGCGTGCGCGTCGCCGGTCGACCCAGAAATCACCACggaaaaagtatttcaaaag TTGCTGGATCATATGAAAGCCGTAATGAGACATTACAACGCTGTTGGCTTGGCAGCACCTCAAGTAGGAGTttctttgcaaatttttatggCTGAGTTGACGGAAAAGCAACTAAAATATTACGATTCCGATACCATAAGAGTACGGGAAATGAAACCCTTTCCACTTCAAGTGTTTATCAACCCAACTTTGAAAGTCCGTGATTATTCGGTACTGAAGTTTCCGGAAGGGTGTGAAAGTATTCGCGGTTTTGACGCGGAGGTTTCAAGATCCAGAGCTGTTACAGTTTCGGGTCTCGATGCCAATGGCAAACCCGTTACCTGGGAAGCGGTGGGATGGGCTGCTAGGATCGCCCAACACGAGATGGACCACTTACGA GGTGCGTTATATGTAGAAAAAATGGATCCATCTACTTTTACTTGTACCGCATGgcagaaaataaatgaaaatcacGGTAGAATGGAATTGCGATACTACAATCGAAAAGTGTAG